Genomic DNA from Perca flavescens isolate YP-PL-M2 chromosome 14, PFLA_1.0, whole genome shotgun sequence:
ccttttcttgaatccaggctgattaaacccgctgcagatgaaGGAATACTCGGACAGTAttttcctcggatccccttttTATATCAGGCCGATATAAAGTTGTCCCAGCTCAaaactcgaccagcgaggtgatgctggctagctagtccGGACTAGTGCTTCCTGTCAGCAACCGGGGGTTACCGTGAAAAGCAACGAAACACAAAAgccgacagcttttatccttcctctgcctcctagtggcggggtggtgcattcaaagacccgacagccaatgggaaaactgcaactttgtcacaggtgtgaagcagttctttgtctcaccaccagtctgccttgccgtcctcgtgttgaatgcactttctccatcttgcaaagtggcggcttgtaggagtttggtgaactggctttgggattgacatgtaggccaagatcctttgtcttgcagtcaactcaatctgagccaaatcactgtttaaccagcttcttggtccccaacagttgactgaactagttgataaccagcgtcgtagtacaggttatgcgggaccgcggttgttaggttaggtgaagctggattactgaaagaaatccaggacatgttgatcttgcttcgtagtacagaggggtattgcacaaaaccaagataagggattaagccgggatattcaggttatcctggatgaatttagctttgacttggttgcacaaaagcaggttgaattaaacccagccaagtaaccatggcgatttattcgttgcagctagcctggtccagagcaggctaacaggcaggctaagattaatcctggagtctgatgtgttaaatcagctgaCGCTCTGATCCAAAATAAACGTGTTTAACAGTTATTCcgttgtcttctgaatgtgttctgcttcattttattaacatgcattacttgtcactattgctgtcacgagtttgatttaaatcctactacTGTAGTTGTTGAGATGGTAATGGTAAAAAGTGGGACGATACAGAGGAAATGGGCTTTTCCTCCGCTGCTGTCACCGTGAAATGTGCCCCCGCCCGTGCAACGCGGGGAGGCGGGGGGAGGCAGGGGGATCGtcccacaccgtgcagcggACTCTAAAAGCGgactttttgcatcaataacgacgacaatggcacctgatcaaatgtccttttttaccaaatgggagtgagaatgtgttggaatgcCACAATgcttcttaatcattttattttggtgctgtcacttgtcatcttggagcttgggagtgagaataaaaaaacatgaataataacaggctacattgttttacagatatgcttacagtgtgtattgaagtcactttttttctagtttttgtccagtcatgcttgttctgtatgaacattaattgtagaaagatatttagaattagacatagcttatggaaatttgtgcatatggttgtaaaacaaaTTCTCGCATTTTGAATACgctttgaaattaagcctagtccttataaatttcccaggaacaagatatatatatattttttatttatatagtgctttacaggctactcaaagacactttacactaaaaccagcacatttagcgcataaaaacatatacagcaataaaaccaacacattaaacatgcatattaaagcaattaaaacgtggagtgactaagtagattttttttaaatccatacatattcagtcggtccgctattgtctgtcgggctttttttccgtttgataacagccgtatttccctttttgcatattatatgtttcacctcctcgtaaatttccattagaagctgctgctgcacacgtcttttccatttctgcatcagtaaatctgtgattgaTACCttggtctatttaagaaatcCGTGAACGAgcacttatcccagctatgtacacctgccttgacatagcttcacctacttatcctggctcggcaaacgtgcaaccgattaagccgcaatgagtggatcacactaagtcaagctgcgctttttcatttatcctggatttctttattctacttttgtgcaataggCCCCTGGCCTCTTGTGATTACAGAATATTGATCCATCATCAACAAGATCGTTATAATCAGATCATCATTTTAGTCTtttaattaagaaaaaaagtcaaaatatttagTAGTTTCAGTTTCTCCGATATGATCAcgttcttcttctctcctcgtgttgtcttcctgtccacCAACAACTTGTTGTCATTCACGGTCCAAAAAGATgtcaacagctttttttttttttaaatatgtttttgacTCCTTTTTCGATGCTTCTGAcgctttttaaaaagtttttgtcgctttttccgacACTTTGtgttaaattcatggtcaataaacctaatttatatgacattatacaaaacattttttagttaaagaaaaaaaagcagaactgCTGAATGATTTGGACTAATATtaaagatcagaggatgtttgGTGGATCACAGAATTTCAAAGTTTAGTTTCAGGattctgttttgaaaccatttcaattattttttcaaatgctataaaaaaatggaataaaacCCCCACAATgcaatggaagtaatcattaatttgttAAAATGTCGTTtggggttccatacaacgtacatccaCGCATCCATTGTTATATTTTGGGGGcagtttggttgaaagaaagtCATATTTCTGTTCTCAACAATCtttagaaaatgggtcagatttgagcCGAGGACAAGACGAGGGTTATTAATatcatttaataataaatagtgTTGAGTGTTGATCAGACAGAAGAAACTATTAGAAGATTTCATCTCACACTCTCACAACTTCTGACATTCATTTTACAATGTAAACAATTATTTAGATGTATCAACAAATAATCCTTACATAATCAATAATGACAAGAATAAATAGTTTAAACCCTAAATATTTAGCAGAACTACAGGTTAGATTAGAATTAATTGaccacagtgtgtctgtgtcgcaATAAACATAGAAAGTGATGAAACTATTAGTCAATAATCTATTAGTTGATtaatggaaattgatttatataaattgataatcaaataattatttaagTCTTATTAAAAAGATGTGAGCatgttgctgcttttctttgtttaaatttgtttggttaattgattaataaaaataattggtaatgaaaataattattagttTGAGTTAACTGTTAACAGAtgactgactctctctctctttctctctctctctttctctctctctctctctctctcaggtgtccACTCTTACCAGTGGATGTACGGCTGTGAGTGGGATGATGAGACTGGAGAGGTCAATGGTTTTATGCAGTGGGGTTATGATGGAGAAGACTTCATAGTATTTGACctgaagacagagacacacatcgCTCCAAAACAACAGGCTGTCATCACCAAACACAATTGGGACAATGACAAAGCTCGGATAGCTCATAGAAAACACTACTACACCCAGAAATGTCCTGAGTGGGTGAAGAAGTATGTGAACTATGGGAGGAGCTCTCTGCTGAGAACAGgtagaatcacatgacctgaTGGAGTTTAATGGACCCAACAATGTTAACATTTCTTCTTGTGTTTCTAACCAACAGTAACATTACAATAAATATGAAACAACAGAGACCCACTTTGTCTcacacattttctctttctttcatgtTCTCacttctcttcatctctctgacTCCCTCTCCTCTTTGCATTTATCACCACTCTTTtcctcacttttttctctctctttctttgttctttgtttctgtttgtctcagtttgtctctctgtctctttctgtctttctcacaCTTCCTGTCCTCCCTTTTTAATCTGTCTCACCTCCctttttttacacttcagtGAGGTTTCTTTGCATTTCATAAAACAGGAATGAGAGTATTAATCTccagtaaataataataaagtcttTGTCTTCACTGTGCAGATCTTCCCTCAGTGTCTCTCCTCCAGaagtctctctcctctccagtCAGCTGCCACGCTACAGGTTTCTACCCTGACAGAGCAATGATGTTCTGGAGGAAAGATGGAGAGGAGCTTCATGAGGACGTGGACCTCGGAGAGACCCTCCCCAACCACGATGGATCCTTCCAGATGAGTGTTGACCTGGACCTTTCATCAGTCCCAGCTGAAGACTGGAGGAGGTACGACTGTGTGTTTCATCTCTCTGGTGTGGAGGACGACATCGTCACCAAACTGGACAAAGCAGAGATCAGGACCAACAGAGGTAAGACTGGAATCAGACGTGATGAAGGAAACACACATTTAGTTTACTCTAACAGTCCTGTAGTTCATGTATTTTATGTGTTGGATTGGAAGTTTTGTTTCCTTAAATGGTTTTGTTATCAGTTTCTTTTATCTAGTTTCTTTTAGGCGAAGCCTATATGAAATAGAACCAATCTTTACTTTTACAGTAatgtaaactaaactaaactgctTTGGAGAAATGATTGTTGTCCACCACCATGATGTTTGTGCTGTCTGCCCACCGGTTATATAGCTTTGATTTaatgaaaaagaaacatttcaataatgaaacatacaaaacacttattttttaaCCTCTTTCATAAATGTAACATAAAGTATCTGTATACAGGTTAGTGGTCTGGTTGATAGATGGATGTTCTTCTCTTCTAACCTGCTTCATCTGTTCAGGTTGGgactattttttgttgttttctgctcAACAGAGAAGCCCACTAACATGACCATCCCCATCATCGCTGCAGTGGTTGTTCTGGCTCTCGTCCTCCTCGCTGTGATCAGAGTCCTGGTTTACAGAAAGAAGAAAGGTGAGACACTCAAACACAAAGATTGCCTCATTTCTTTCTCAGTATTTAGATTTTAGACTTAAAATGAATGCTTTGATACAGACTTCAAAAGTGACGCGAACTTCAAACTTGAGCAATAAGTGGTGTGAGGCTCAGTGCATATCATTATGATATGACTAGAAgagacaaatatatattttagttaaatattaatatttatgtgTTGATATTTCATCATATTTGCTTCTATTCTTCATATATTAtgtttaatgtgtgtttacTTTTAGATAATCCAGTTGTATTTGATTTATTAGCGTTACTGATAATCCACTCCGAGACATTTCTGTCCCTTTAAGGCTGACTGGCAGTTTGATGGCCCTCAACCAACAGCTGAGTGTGGATAGAGTTTGGTTTAGGAGTGTCATAAAGAAGAATACATCtgtaaaagaaagagaaactaAAATTGTGGAAATAGAAATGGGCTAAATtagtaaataaaaagaattggaaacataaaaaagaaataaaagaataaataaatgtggatatTGGAGCCAAGATTATGATTTGGATATCAACTTATTTTTGGATGAATTTATAGATAGAAATTTATTGATCCTTTCAGAAATTCATcgtgcacagacagacagacagacagatggacggacagacagacagacagacagacagacagacaacaacagGACCACTAAATCCCCCCTCGCCCCCACACAACAACAATACACAACACCAAATATCTCAACATTATAAAATAGTAAAGTGCAGTATCATTAGCAATAGTATGGTCAAACATCATCAgtgacatttttatattatcCCAAAGTGCAGTATTAtcgtagcctcgtgagaccgtcctgatctcgtgagctccagttttccactcgcagatcagtctggcatcttgagatagagaaaatttggagccgttcgccaaacgaccgggccaatcagcgttggttttgaggcgggtttaggtgtgacacaACGAGAAGCATCTATCACCAAcgtaggtggtgatagacagatggtttatccaatcagctaaccagtattttcagacagcggtagccctaattctgttagccgctcgctaatgcttttttctcttggatccttcttttggaatatggaccgggaacctgaaatggtgccttttattcctaaattctcgttacacaaacggcaaatatcctttactgacatgttgcttgcttgctgagctaacgagctatgctttgcctgcagcagcaggggtagcctggcttgtggttgtattttcatacgcttcattgatatgattggttgatttggcccgtctatcaccaacataggtggtgatagacagatggtttatccaatcagctaaccagtattttcgccccttcccaaaagttctccaacggtaagttcccagatggatatgccgagcaaatgcgaagcaatcaatctggtggagtcaggttagtatTATCACACAGAAAGGATCAAGTTATTTTCCTTAACTTATTCAGTAGTGTGATGCTGGTAGGAATAAATTATTTGCAAGCCTGGTTGGTTTGTAAGGACAGTACCCTATATCTCATACGCCTGGAATAGGGGATGGAGCCCATCACCGCAAATTGCTTTCATTTCCTCACCACCCTGGTTTCGCAGATCGTGGTCATCTGCATTGCAGGTGCTGTTCTTCCTGAGGTCTTTACAACTATTGAAAATGTGGCGATGcaataataaatacacataacaACAGAGAAGTGATATGAAAAGAAGTTAAGtaagataaaaacagaaagagagaagagatttGAGTGACTAGAAGAGGGGATCATATCCACTGGGATGAAGGTGTTAGAAGATACTTTGCCAAAAATTAAACATTGTTGTCTTTGCTTTGTGTTTCAGCCAAATGCCCTCCATCTCCTGACAACAGCTCTGAGCTCTCTGAGAAACTGAATCCAGACTCTAAATCCTAAACCCATCAACCTGCACACAGTGAGTTGACGTGAACTATTCACACAAAGCTGCCATAAACTCTGTGAAACCTTCTGGGATTGGTTCTCTATCCACTGGGAAACCTCTGGGACACATTGGAGCTGTAAAGAACATCTCTGACTTGGGGCGCCTGGACAGCTCACCTGGTaaagcgtgcgccccatgtacaaaggctcagtccctGTCGTAGCGACCGCAGGTTCTCTGGTTGTATCAGATCACCGGGGGCAACGCTGCAAATCAGTCAGTAACATCCAGAAACATGCTGCGCAGATTAGACACCCGAAATGTGCCGGAGGTGTcggtgtaaatgtaaatgtgtgttacTCCTGGGCCCAGTTTTTCTAAAGATTTCATCTGGATGAAATTGATCCGATTTGGAAATCCCATGTTTTGCTATCCAGGATCACCTGATCCATCTTACTTTATGTcagttttttaaaggaacattggattggatcactgtgatccaaataccaaatttcaggaTGACCAAATCCTGTTTACCAGAGCCTTAAATGGAACCAACAGTGTAGCCTGCTGGCTTAGCAAAGAACAACAGGTAGGCAAAATACTGGTGGCCACAAATggacattgtttgttttaattttaagaaacagaaacactgtaataaacagaaacattttacattccttattttgttataatgttaaataacaaaacaaaaacaatacaatcTAATAGTCCATATCTCATTAGATGTAACATGCTtcatatatgctacaaatatgaagaaatgtaTATATCTTCAGTAAACCTTTATTTTATGATCATTCACTTAACAAAAATCCTCTCTGATTGTATTTGGTTCCAAAAATCACAACTGAATCCACCCTTCTGATgggatcaggataatcctgtttttttttttggatcaaaTAGATTCCAAAGCGAGTTCAAAGTTGTGAAAAACCCAAAGGGCGGGTTTGATCCAGATCAAATGTAAGATCGGATTACATGATCTGATCTTAGTTCGGAAtccctcttttgcttttgaaaaacccatttccaagatTTGATCCAATCCGTGATCCGAAATCCCactggattacttttgaaaaactgggccctgGTGAT
This window encodes:
- the LOC114567968 gene encoding major histocompatibility complex class I-related gene protein-like codes for the protein MKTWLVLLLLGLMVQDAAAVTHSMKYFYTASSGVPNFPEFVAVGLVDGVQITHYDSNTMRYEPKLDWVSRVIEDDPQTWQGETELLVGQQQWFKADIEVVKQRFNQTGGVHSYQWMYGCEWDDETGEVNGFMQWGYDGEDFIVFDLKTETHIAPKQQAVITKHNWDNDKARIAHRKHYYTQKCPEWVKKYVNYGRSSLLRTDLPSVSLLQKSLSSPVSCHATGFYPDRAMMFWRKDGEELHEDVDLGETLPNHDGSFQMSVDLDLSSVPAEDWRRYDCVFHLSGVEDDIVTKLDKAEIRTNREKPTNMTIPIIAAVVVLALVLLAVIRVLVYRKKKAKCPPSPDNSSELSEKLNPDSKS